GGGTGCTGCCGCCCATTAAAGCCGCCACCGAGCGCGCGCTGCCGGTGATCATGATGACTTCGATGTCGAGGCCGTGTTTCTCGAAAATCTTCAGGTCCTTGGCCACCCACACCGCGCTTTGAAAACCAGCATGACCGCCGTAGTCGGCGATGAGTTTTTCCGTCCTCTCTGCCGCCAACGAAAGATCCAGCAAACTGGCAAACAGCCCCAGCCAAGCGAGAACCCATGTCTTGATTAATTTCATCCAAACTCCTTATCGGTCCGCGAAATATTAGGGGGTCGGCCACAGCGGGTCAAGATAGCCGGCTACTTTGGCTTGACAGTTACGCGGCACTAAAATATTTCTCCAAAGACTAACGAAAGGAACGAGTCTCATGAGCATTCGTGGAAAAGCTGCAGTCGTCGGCATCGGCGAAACGCCGCTCGATCGCCTTGGCAGCAAGCCCGGCGAGCCGCGCAAATCAACGGCGGAATATCTCGCCTGGGCGGCGCGCATCGCAATGGAAGACGCCGGCCTGACCAAAAAAGATTTTGACGGCCAGGGGCTTGCCGCCATTTACACCACCAACCACTCACAACCGTTTTGGCCCGAAGAAGTGGCCGCCATTCTCGGCATTACGCCGGGCGTTTCCATGGCCGGTGGCAATGGCGGCGCCAGCTCCGTGTCGCTGCTCGGCCACTGTGCCGCGGCGATCAGCGCCGGGCTCTGCGATCTCATTCTCGTCATCGCCGCGGCCTCGCCCTTTGGCGAGCGTGGCGGTCACCGCGGCGCCCATGCCGACACGCGCGATTTCGAAATGCCCTTCGGTGTCATGGGGCCGAACTGCAAAATTTCCTTTGTCATGAGCCGCTACATGCATGAGTCGGGCATGACCGAAGATCACTTCGGTAAGATCGCTGTCACCGGCCGCTATCATGCCTCGCTCAATCCCAATGCCTACCTGCGCAAACCGATCACCATCGACGATTACAGAAAGTCGCGCATGATCTCCGACCCGATCAGGCTGTTCGATTGCGTCATGCCGGCCAACGGCGGCAAAGCCTACATCATGACTTCCGCCGAGCGCGCCAAATCGATGCGCAAGCCGCCGGTGTACCTGCTCGGCTGGGGCGAGTGCAACAACGCTAGCTTCGGGCCACGCTACCGCGCCAATCCGCTGATCACCGGCATCACCCAAGCCGGCAAGCGTGCCTTTGAGATGTCCGGCGTCGCCCACAAAGACATTCGCTGCTTGAATCTGTATGACGACTACATTCCGGTCGTCATGATTCAAATCGAGGACTTGGGTTTTTGCGGCCGCAACGACAAAGCGTTTTTTGAAAAGACCGACTTCACGTTTAAAGGCGACCTGCCGATCCAAACCAGCGGCGGCATGATCAACTGCGGCCAACCGTCGACCACCGGCGGCATGCTGCACGTCATCGAAACCGTGCGGCAAATCAGAGGTGAATGCGGCGAGCGCCAAGTGCCCCATATCAAATTCGGCATCTCCACCGGCGTCGGCGCGGTTAACTATGGCAAAAATTTCGGCTGCACCGCGGCGGCGATTCTTGGCAGCGAAGCGTAGTTTTGCGCGACGATGAAAGGATTATTTCACGAAGGAGGCACGAAGGACACGAAGATGACGGAAGCCTTTGACAAAATATCTTTTCCGAACTTCGTGTTCTTCGTGTCTTCGTGGTGAATCTTTTTAGCCAATTACTAGGAGCTCTAACATGGCAGAAGAAAAAATAGCCAAAAAACCCCTTCCCGATGTTACGCCGGTCAATCAACCCTTCTGGGACGGCGCCAAGGCCGGCAAGTTGATGATGCAAAAATGCTCGAGCTGCAAGACCTGGGTCTTTCCGCCCCGGCCGGTGTGCGGCGACTGCGCCAGCGACAAACTCGAATGGGTGCAGACCGGCGGCAAGGGAAAAATTTTCTGCTTCACGATCATCCGTGAAGTGGTCGGCACCGCGCTGCGCGGCTTCGGTCCCGATATCCCCTACGTCACCGCCTGGGTCGACCTCGACGACGGCCCGCGGCTGTGCAGCAACGTGATCGGCTGCCCCATCGACAAAGTGCACATCGACATGAAAGTGGAAACCGTCTTCGAAGACACCGGCGACGGCCTGACCTTGCCCAAGTTTAAACCCGCCGCTTAGGTGTGTAATTGTTTCGTTGTGTAGGGACAGGTCGCGACCTGTCCCTACATCACCGTCCCGTGATCAGCGCGATCCCACCGACGATCAACAGCACGCCAAGCAGCACGAGCTTGTTGATTTTCTCTTCGCCGCGCAGAAAGAGCGCGGTAAAAGCGAGAATGAACAGCGGCGTGGTGTTGATGATCGGACTGACCACGGACAGATCGCCCTTGTGCAAAGCGCGGAAGGTAAAGAACTGGCCGAACAGCGCGAAGATCGCCGCGCTCAGATAATACGGCAAGCAACCGCCGCGAAACTTGAGCGAGCGGCAACCGCCGGAGACCGCCAGCGATCCGACCAGGCAGAAAAACGAAGTCGTAATGCTCACCGTCGAGGCGAGCAGCGGCTCGCCGGTCACGTTCAATCCGAGCTTGCGAATATTTTGTGAAATCGACGCCAGCACCGCCGCGCCGAGGGGGAACAGCAGATCGATCTTGCGCCACTTCTGTTCGCCGGGCCTTTCGTAGGAAACCAACCAGATGCCCGCCACGGTCATAAGCGCGCCCCAATAGACCGACAAACCGGGGCGCTCGCCCAGCGTGAAAAACGCCAGCGCCAGTGTGAACAGCGGCGCGATGCCGCGCAGCGGACCAGCGCGCGACACGCCAAGGCGCATGATGCCCATGTAGAACATCACGCGCACCATCGCCGGTTGGATGACGCCGCTGGCGGCAAAATACAAATTGCCCGGATGAAAAATTTGCGCCGTCGAATAGTGCCACAGCACCAGCGGGATCAGCGCCGCCACATTGACCGAAAAACTGATAAATGCGGCGGTCGACGCATTCGAATAAGCGGAGCCTTTGCGGACGAGAATCGAGTCCACCGCCCAAGCGGCGGCGGATAGGAGCGCCCAGAGCTCAGGAGTCATCGCCGGCGGTTCAAACTTTCTAGCATCGCCGCCTTTGTAGCACAGCGTAACCTCGTATGGTATCACAAGAGGACACTGACACGACGAATTCACGAGGAAAGAATGAAAAAACTATTGGGCCTTTTGGCCATGAGCGGCGCGGTTTTGGGTGTGCTCTTTTTTCTCACCAGCGCATCGGGCCCGAGCGCGAGCCAACCGCAGCAAGCGATCACCCTCAAGCCCGCCAGCGTGATTCAAGACGGTTCCATCGTTTCGATCGAATACACGCTCACCGATGACGCCGGCGCAGTGCTCGATTCGAGCGTCGGCAAAGAGCCGCTGACCTACATTCAAGGCGCCGGGCAGATCGTCGGCGGTTTGGAACGCGAGATGAATGGCCTCAAAGTCGGCGATCGAAAGAAGGTCAAAGTGAGCCCGCAAGATGGCTATGGCGTCGTCAGCGAAAAAGCCTTTCAAGAAATTCCCCGCGAAAAAGTCCCCGTTGAGGCCCAGAAAGCCGGCGCGAGCTTTTTGACTAGGAGCGGCGATGGGCGGGTGATGCCGATCCGCATCCGCGAAGTGAGAGATAGGACCGTCGTTGTCGACCTCAACCATCCGCTCGCCGGCAAGACTCTGCACTTCGACGTCACGGTCAAAGACATCAAAGCCGCCGAAACCAAATGAGCAATGCTTGGAGTACCATCCCCGCCCCATGTCTCCCGGTTTTTTCTACGGCTACGTCATCCTCGCGCTTTGCTTCGCCAACATGGTGGTCATGCGCGGCGTCAACGGCGCCTTCGGCGTTTACTACCTCGCGCTGTTAGAAGAGTTTCACTGGTCGCGCAGCGACGGCGCTTCCATCGCGTCGATTAATTTTCTCGTTTATGCGCTGGCGTCCCCGGTCGTCGGCTTGGCCTTCGACCGGCTCGGCCCGCGCCTGCTCATGCCGGCGGGCGCAGCGCTGGTCGGCCTCGGTTTAGTTTTCTCCTCCTTCTCGTCTTCGCTGTTCGGTCTCTATTTTTCCTACGGCATTGTCACCGCACTGGGACAAGGCGCGCTCAGCTTCGTCGGTCACAACGCGCTGATCTCTTTTTGGTTCGTGCGCCGGCGCGCCACCGCGATTGGCATTGCATCGATGGGCCAAGGGTTGGGAGCCCTCGTGATGGTGCCAGCAACGCAAATCCTCGTCAGCGCCATCGGCTGGCGCTGGACCTATATCGCCACAGGTAGTTTGTGCCTGCTGGTTTTGTTGCCGGCCAACGCCCTGCTGCAACGACGCTCGCCGCAGGATGTCGGGCAGTTTCCCGACGGCGAGGTACGGCCATCCGAACCGCGCAGCGGCCGCCATGCCAAGCGCGCCGGCCAACGTGACTGGACACTAGGCGAAGCGGCGCGCTCGGTGCCTTTTTGGTGCATCAGCATCGGCCACTTGGCGCTCGGCACAGCGCTGTTTTTGATCAACACCCACGCCATCGCCCACTTTGTCGCGGTGGGCTACGAAAAACTCGCGGCGTCTTATTATTTTGGCTTCATCGGTTTTATCCGCATTGGCGCTACTATTGTCTGGGGCTCGGCCTCCGATCGCTTCGGCCGCAGCGGCGCCTACGGCCTTGCCACCGCGGTGACGGCCGCCGGCGTCGGCTGCATGATCGCCATGACCTTCGGCGCGCCGCTCTGGCTCGTCTATCTCGCCATCGCGCTCTACGGTCTCGGTCACAGCGCCGGCAACCCGACCTATGGGTCGGTGATCGCCGACATTTTTTCCGGCCACAAAATCGGCTTGATCTTTGGCTTTCTTGAAGTAAGCTTCGGCATCGGTAGCGCCATCGGCTCGTGGTTGGGCGGCTATCTCTTCGACGTCACCGGCACCTATGCTTGGGCGCTAGCGGTCTGCCTGGTTTGCTTCGTCATCTCAGGATTAGCGATTCATATTTGCGTGCGCTGGCAAGCAAAACACACCGGATAATGGAAAATGAAACTGCCGTTTGGAAATAGCTATTATCGATTGTCCATTGGTAGGGTGCGCCGCGCGCACCATCCGAACCTTCGTGTCCTTCGCGTCTTCGTGGTGAATAATTCCTAAGGAGATCCCATGAATTTCTGTCTACACGGCTCCGCGCGCACGGTCCAGGAAGCCGTCGACCGCGCCAAAAAAGCCGAATCCCTGGGCTACGAAGCGATCTTTTTCGCCGACAGCCAGATGGGCAACGTCGACCCATTTCAAGGCATGGCAATGTGCGCGATGCAGACGAAAAAAATTCGCTTCGGCACCGCCGTCACCAACATCGTCTACCGTGACGCAACCATTGTGGCAAATTCCTTCGCGACCTTGAATGAAATTTCGAATGGCCGGGCGATCGTCGGCATGGGCACCGGCGATGGCCCGGTTTACAGCCTCGGGCGCCACGCCACCAAGCTGGTTGATTTCGAAAAAGGCCTGCGCAGCATCCGCGATCTGCTGCACGATCGCGGCGTCGACGTGCCGAAAAGCAAAGAGCGCGCCGGCGGCAACGTGCAGTTAAAAGTCGGGCAGCGGCCGGTGCCGATCTATATTTCCGCCGAAGGGCCGAAGACTTTGCGGGTCGCGGGAAGGACCTGCGATGGCATTATTCTTGGGACTGGATTCGACAGGGCCGTGACGGAATGGGCGCGCAAGAAAGTTGCCGAAGGCGCCAAAGACGATGGCAGAAACTTGTCGGACATCGACATCATGCCCGCCGGCATGATCGTCGTCGACGACAACGGCGATCTCGCGCGCCGGCGCGTGCGCACGCGCATGGCCAACCGCGCCCATCATAATTTTCGCTTTACCATGGAAACCGTTCCCGAAGGCGAAGTCGCCGGGGTGCAGAAATTCATGGATCATTTCGATATCTCCAAACCGATTGAAGAGCGCGTCGATCCCGATTTGGTCACTCCCTACCTGCTCGAGCGCTTCACCATCGCCGGCGCGCCGGCGGAGTGCATTGCCAAAGTGAAGCAGTTGGAGGCCGACGGCGTAAAGCGCATCTTGCTAACGCCGCCCAACGCCATCTACGAGCAAGTGATGGAAAAGTGGGGCAAGGAAGTGATTCAGAAATATTAGCCAATCGGCAGCGGGCAATAGGCAATCGTAAGGAGAATATCACATTGCGATCCTCAGTCCTTTATTTTTTGTCCTCGACCCTGGTTCTACTCGCTGCGCTCGTCGCGAAGCCCGGCGACGCACAGGCGCAATTCACCAAACTGCGCGCCAGCTTCGCCGGCACCACCGGCTATCACCTGCCAATCTGGGTGCAAAAGCAGGAAGGGCTCGATAAAAAATACGGCCTCGATCTGGAGATCCTGTTGATCGCCGGCGGCTCGCGGATCATTCAAACGCTGCTCAGCGGCGAGCTGCTGCTGACTCATTCGGGGGCCTCGACGGTGGCGCGCGCCGGCATCGCCGGCGCCGATCTCGTCATGATCGCGACGGTGATGAATCAGGTGAACTGGCGCATCGTCGCGCGCAAAGAGATTCGCGATATCAAAGATTTAGTTGGCAAAAAAATCGCCATCGCGTCGCGCGGCGGGTCGAGCGAGCTCGGGCTGCAGCTCGCGTTTAAGCGCTGGAATCTCGACTTCAACAAAGTCGCCCTGCTCAGCTTGGGCCCAAGCCCAACGCGCATGGCAGCGCTGCGCGAAGGCGTGGTGGATGCAACGGTTTTCGCCTATCCCGAACTGCTCATCGCCACGAAAGAAGGCTTCCCGGTACTCGCCGACTTGCGCCCCTACGCCGATCTCACCGATACTTCGGTGGTCGTTACCCGCTCCACCTTGGACAAACAGCGGCCGCTCTTGAAGCGATTTCTGCAGGGCTACGTCGAAGCCATCGCGCGCGTGAAGAACCACCCCGACTCGGCCTACCGCGCGCTGTCGCGCTATACCGGCGTCAGCGAGCGCGCTGCCCTCGAAGAAACCCGCAAGTTTTACGCCGACAGCTTCAGCGAGATTCCGCGCACCGAAGCCAACGGTTGGCGCAACCTGATCGCCACCCTCGGCAAGAGCGAAGCCGAAATGGCGCGCTTTCTCGACATGAGCCTCCTCGATGAGCTGCAGCGCGAGCGCTTCTTCGAACGGCTCGGCAAGTAAAGAACCGCGGCATTGCGCCTGCGGGGTTAGCAGCCCCGCAGGCGTGGTTTGACTTCACCGGCCATTCCAAATAGAACCACGGACGGCATTTGAACGCTCTGGATTATGCAGATTCTGAAGGCCCGCTCCTGCCCGCGCTGCGGTTTTTTTCTCGGTTACTCGACGACCCGGTCTTTCAATAATCGGCGCACAGCCGTCCTCGGTTCTTGCTTGCACTGCGACTATCGCCTGCCGGTGCGCGCGGTTCTGCGGAGTAGCCATCCATCGGCGACCCAGAGCGAACAAAAAGTTTTGCATCTAACACTGCTCGCGAACTCATCGACGATGGTACCGCGGCAACCCCGTCTTGGCGGTAAAGCTTCCCTCCCGCCAGCGCGACGCTGCGCCCGCGAGTTGCGCGCCGTCGGTCAAGCTCTCGAGCAACTGCACCTGAAAAATTTCAGCTTGCGGCGCGACGGCCGCTCCTATCTGATTTGGGATCACGATGGCGTGTTGACGCCAGCCGGTGCCGGGCTATCGTTCACGCACCGGCGCGCCGGAAAAACTCCCATGTACCGGTTCGACAGCGACGATATCGTGCGCATCGAGCGCGACGGCATCAGCCAACGCAGCCAATACTTTCACCCGGTTGACGGCCGCAAGCTCTCGCATCTCCTGCGCACCCTCGGGGCCCACGTCGAGCGCAGCGGCCGACGGCTCATGGGCATTCACTGGCGCGAGACATCGGTCGGCGTCATCGTTGAATCGCGCGGCCGCTGTCGGGTGGAGCCAATCCGTACCGACATCCTCTATGACCTTTGGGTACGCATGTACCTGCGTCGCGCGCGCTGAGCTTAGCGCCACGAGTTCCGAGCTCGACAGTTGCTGTTGACAGGTCGAGCCATCTCTGCAAACAATTCCGGAAAACGAGTAGGAGCGTATATGTTCACAAGCATAAGACATATCGCCGTGATGACCGAAAACTGGGACCGCGAAGCAAAGTTCTATCAAACCATTTTCGGCATGAGGAAGATCACCAACGGCATGACCGACGAAAAAGGCGAGTACAACAAAGACCGCGGCCACTTGAGCGACGGCGTCATCGGTCTTGCTCTCCTGCAACGCCAGCCCGGCTTTCGCTCCGGCATGGACCACTTCGGCTTTGCCGTCGACGACGTCGAGCTAGTGAAGAGCCGCGTCAAGCAGCACTACCCCGACATTTACATCCATCAGAGTCAAAGCCACGTGCCCTTCGCCGGCCTGCGCGGCCACGACCCGGACGGCAACCAATACGATCTCTCCCAAAAAGGCATGGCCAACGTGCGCGAAGGCTATGTCGAGTTCGGCTGGGAACAGCCGCGCTGGATCAATCATGTCTGCATGCGCAGCGGGCGCACCGAACAGATCGCCGAGTTCTATCAAAAAGTATTCGACCTGCGCCCGGTGGAAGGCCTCTCAGGCGACAAAAGCTACTATCTAACCGATGGTAAAGTGAGCCTAGCGATCCGGCCCTGGAGCATGGTCACCCACCGCGGCTTCTACTCCGGTCTCGACCATTTCGGCTTCAAGGTCGACAATCTCGAACAGACCAAAAAAGACATCGACGCCCTCGGCAAAGCCCACCCCGCCTCGGCGGTGCGCCGCGTCGACATCGGCCGCGACGGCGCCAATCACTTAAAGAATCTCGAAGCCTGCAAACTCTGCAAGCACGCCATCTCCGACCCCGACGGCGTGCTGCTCGATCTGACCGATTAGAGCGGTATTACATCATTAAACAATCTGCGGATTCACAACTGGCCGGGGCACCACCCCGGCCAGTTTGCGTTTGGAGCCGATGAAAAACTTGCCACCTTGAATACTGAAATTCAATTCAGTATAAGGCGAATTGCATCATGAAACCTAGGAGGAAACACCATGGAGCCAGCCAAAATTTACCGACTCAATAGAAATCAACCAGCGGCAAAACCGCCAGCGGCGATGATCCACTCATCCGGCGTGCCGCAGAAACCCAAGCTGCTCGACCAAG
The DNA window shown above is from Deltaproteobacteria bacterium and carries:
- a CDS encoding thiolase family protein, with amino-acid sequence MSIRGKAAVVGIGETPLDRLGSKPGEPRKSTAEYLAWAARIAMEDAGLTKKDFDGQGLAAIYTTNHSQPFWPEEVAAILGITPGVSMAGGNGGASSVSLLGHCAAAISAGLCDLILVIAAASPFGERGGHRGAHADTRDFEMPFGVMGPNCKISFVMSRYMHESGMTEDHFGKIAVTGRYHASLNPNAYLRKPITIDDYRKSRMISDPIRLFDCVMPANGGKAYIMTSAERAKSMRKPPVYLLGWGECNNASFGPRYRANPLITGITQAGKRAFEMSGVAHKDIRCLNLYDDYIPVVMIQIEDLGFCGRNDKAFFEKTDFTFKGDLPIQTSGGMINCGQPSTTGGMLHVIETVRQIRGECGERQVPHIKFGISTGVGAVNYGKNFGCTAAAILGSEA
- a CDS encoding Zn-ribbon domain-containing OB-fold protein; protein product: MAEEKIAKKPLPDVTPVNQPFWDGAKAGKLMMQKCSSCKTWVFPPRPVCGDCASDKLEWVQTGGKGKIFCFTIIREVVGTALRGFGPDIPYVTAWVDLDDGPRLCSNVIGCPIDKVHIDMKVETVFEDTGDGLTLPKFKPAA
- a CDS encoding DMT family transporter, whose translation is MIPYEVTLCYKGGDARKFEPPAMTPELWALLSAAAWAVDSILVRKGSAYSNASTAAFISFSVNVAALIPLVLWHYSTAQIFHPGNLYFAASGVIQPAMVRVMFYMGIMRLGVSRAGPLRGIAPLFTLALAFFTLGERPGLSVYWGALMTVAGIWLVSYERPGEQKWRKIDLLFPLGAAVLASISQNIRKLGLNVTGEPLLASTVSITTSFFCLVGSLAVSGGCRSLKFRGGCLPYYLSAAIFALFGQFFTFRALHKGDLSVVSPIINTTPLFILAFTALFLRGEEKINKLVLLGVLLIVGGIALITGR
- a CDS encoding peptidylprolyl isomerase, with product MSGAVLGVLFFLTSASGPSASQPQQAITLKPASVIQDGSIVSIEYTLTDDAGAVLDSSVGKEPLTYIQGAGQIVGGLEREMNGLKVGDRKKVKVSPQDGYGVVSEKAFQEIPREKVPVEAQKAGASFLTRSGDGRVMPIRIREVRDRTVVVDLNHPLAGKTLHFDVTVKDIKAAETK
- a CDS encoding MFS transporter: MSPGFFYGYVILALCFANMVVMRGVNGAFGVYYLALLEEFHWSRSDGASIASINFLVYALASPVVGLAFDRLGPRLLMPAGAALVGLGLVFSSFSSSLFGLYFSYGIVTALGQGALSFVGHNALISFWFVRRRATAIGIASMGQGLGALVMVPATQILVSAIGWRWTYIATGSLCLLVLLPANALLQRRSPQDVGQFPDGEVRPSEPRSGRHAKRAGQRDWTLGEAARSVPFWCISIGHLALGTALFLINTHAIAHFVAVGYEKLAASYYFGFIGFIRIGATIVWGSASDRFGRSGAYGLATAVTAAGVGCMIAMTFGAPLWLVYLAIALYGLGHSAGNPTYGSVIADIFSGHKIGLIFGFLEVSFGIGSAIGSWLGGYLFDVTGTYAWALAVCLVCFVISGLAIHICVRWQAKHTG
- a CDS encoding LLM class flavin-dependent oxidoreductase; translated protein: MNFCLHGSARTVQEAVDRAKKAESLGYEAIFFADSQMGNVDPFQGMAMCAMQTKKIRFGTAVTNIVYRDATIVANSFATLNEISNGRAIVGMGTGDGPVYSLGRHATKLVDFEKGLRSIRDLLHDRGVDVPKSKERAGGNVQLKVGQRPVPIYISAEGPKTLRVAGRTCDGIILGTGFDRAVTEWARKKVAEGAKDDGRNLSDIDIMPAGMIVVDDNGDLARRRVRTRMANRAHHNFRFTMETVPEGEVAGVQKFMDHFDISKPIEERVDPDLVTPYLLERFTIAGAPAECIAKVKQLEADGVKRILLTPPNAIYEQVMEKWGKEVIQKY
- a CDS encoding ABC transporter substrate-binding protein, whose protein sequence is MHCQSEAVGGRRRKAHLANAAQRHLRASDGKVGQGSDSEILANRQRAIGNRKENITLRSSVLYFLSSTLVLLAALVAKPGDAQAQFTKLRASFAGTTGYHLPIWVQKQEGLDKKYGLDLEILLIAGGSRIIQTLLSGELLLTHSGASTVARAGIAGADLVMIATVMNQVNWRIVARKEIRDIKDLVGKKIAIASRGGSSELGLQLAFKRWNLDFNKVALLSLGPSPTRMAALREGVVDATVFAYPELLIATKEGFPVLADLRPYADLTDTSVVVTRSTLDKQRPLLKRFLQGYVEAIARVKNHPDSAYRALSRYTGVSERAALEETRKFYADSFSEIPRTEANGWRNLIATLGKSEAEMARFLDMSLLDELQRERFFERLGK
- a CDS encoding VOC family protein produces the protein MFTSIRHIAVMTENWDREAKFYQTIFGMRKITNGMTDEKGEYNKDRGHLSDGVIGLALLQRQPGFRSGMDHFGFAVDDVELVKSRVKQHYPDIYIHQSQSHVPFAGLRGHDPDGNQYDLSQKGMANVREGYVEFGWEQPRWINHVCMRSGRTEQIAEFYQKVFDLRPVEGLSGDKSYYLTDGKVSLAIRPWSMVTHRGFYSGLDHFGFKVDNLEQTKKDIDALGKAHPASAVRRVDIGRDGANHLKNLEACKLCKHAISDPDGVLLDLTD